The Papio anubis isolate 15944 chromosome 1, Panubis1.0, whole genome shotgun sequence genome window below encodes:
- the BLZF1 gene encoding golgin-45 isoform X2, whose product METEEPPKSVEVTSGVQSRKHHSLQSPWKKAVPSESPGVLQLGKMLTEKAMEVEAVRILVPKAAITHDIPQKNTKVKSLGHHKGEFLGQSEGVIEPNKELSEVKNVLEKLKNSERRLLQDKEGLSNQLRVQTEVNRELKKLLVASVGDDLQYHFERLAREKNQLILENEALGRNTAQLSEQLERMSIQCDVWRSKFLASRVMADELTNSRAVLQRQNRDAHGAIQDLLSEREQFRQEMIATQKLLEELLVSLQWGRQQTYSPSVQPHSTAELALTNHKLAKAVNSHLLGNVGTNNQKKISSTVEFCSTPAEKMAETVLRILDPVTCTESSPDNPFFESSSTTLLAAKKNIGRFHPYTRYENITFNCCNHCQGELIAL is encoded by the exons ATGGAAACTGAGGAGCCACCTAAATCTGTTGAAGTTACCTCTGGAGTCCAATCTAGAAAGCATCATAGTCTTCAGAGTCCATGGAAGAAAGCAGTTCCATcagagagcccaggagttcttCAGCTAGGGAAAATGCTCACTGAAAAAGCAATGGAAGTTGAAGCTGTAAGAATATTAGTTCCCAAAGCTGCTATAACTCACGATATcccccaaaaaaacacaaaggttAAGTCTCTGGGACATCATAAAGGAGAATTCCTTGGTCAGTCAGAGGGAGTTATAGAACCTAATAAGGAACTCTCAGAAGTAAAGAATGTATTAGAAAAGCTCAAGAATTCTGAAAGAAGGTTACTACAGGACAAAGAAGGTCTTTCAAACCAGCTCCGTGTACAGACAGAG GTAAATCGTGAGTTAAAAAAGTTACTGGTGGCTTCTGTTGGGGATGATCTTCAGTATCACTTTGAACGTCTAGCCCGTGAGAAAAATCagcttattttagaaaatgaagccCTAGGTCGAAACACAGCTCAGCTTTCTGAACAGTTAGAACGTATGTCAATACAGTGTGATGTATGGCGAAGTAAATTCCTTGCAAGCAG GGTAATGGCAGATGAGTTAACCAACTCAAGAGCAGTTTTACAGCGTCAAAACCGTGATGCACACGGGGCTATACAGGATCTCCTAAGTGAACGGGAACAGTTTCGTCAAGAAATGATAGCTACCCAGAA ATTATTGGAGGAGCTCTTAGTCTCTTTGCAATGGGGAAGACAGCAAACTTACTCCCCTAGTGTACAACCCCACAGCACAGCAGAGCTAGCATTAACAAATCACAAGTTGGCAAAAGCAGTAAATTCTCATCTTCTGGGAAATGTTGGCACTAACAATCAAAAAAAGATTTCATCAACAGTTGAATTCTGCAGCACTCCAGCTGAGAAAATGGCTGAAAcg GTTCTAAGAATTTTAGATCCAGTTACCTGTACAGAGAGTTCACCAGATAATCCATTTTTTGAGTCTTCATCAACCACCTTACTTGctgcaaagaaaaatattggaCGATTTCATCCCTATACTAGATATGAAAACATAACTTTCAATTGCTGCAATCACTGCCAGGGAGAACTGATTGCCCTTTAA
- the BLZF1 gene encoding golgin-45 isoform X1, translating to MTTKNLETKVTLTSSPIRGAGDGMETEEPPKSVEVTSGVQSRKHHSLQSPWKKAVPSESPGVLQLGKMLTEKAMEVEAVRILVPKAAITHDIPQKNTKVKSLGHHKGEFLGQSEGVIEPNKELSEVKNVLEKLKNSERRLLQDKEGLSNQLRVQTEVNRELKKLLVASVGDDLQYHFERLAREKNQLILENEALGRNTAQLSEQLERMSIQCDVWRSKFLASRVMADELTNSRAVLQRQNRDAHGAIQDLLSEREQFRQEMIATQKLLEELLVSLQWGRQQTYSPSVQPHSTAELALTNHKLAKAVNSHLLGNVGTNNQKKISSTVEFCSTPAEKMAETVLRILDPVTCTESSPDNPFFESSSTTLLAAKKNIGRFHPYTRYENITFNCCNHCQGELIAL from the exons atgactACTAAAAATTTAGAAACCAAAG tCACCCTTACTTCATCCCCAATCCGAGGAGCAGGAGATGGAATGGAAACTGAGGAGCCACCTAAATCTGTTGAAGTTACCTCTGGAGTCCAATCTAGAAAGCATCATAGTCTTCAGAGTCCATGGAAGAAAGCAGTTCCATcagagagcccaggagttcttCAGCTAGGGAAAATGCTCACTGAAAAAGCAATGGAAGTTGAAGCTGTAAGAATATTAGTTCCCAAAGCTGCTATAACTCACGATATcccccaaaaaaacacaaaggttAAGTCTCTGGGACATCATAAAGGAGAATTCCTTGGTCAGTCAGAGGGAGTTATAGAACCTAATAAGGAACTCTCAGAAGTAAAGAATGTATTAGAAAAGCTCAAGAATTCTGAAAGAAGGTTACTACAGGACAAAGAAGGTCTTTCAAACCAGCTCCGTGTACAGACAGAG GTAAATCGTGAGTTAAAAAAGTTACTGGTGGCTTCTGTTGGGGATGATCTTCAGTATCACTTTGAACGTCTAGCCCGTGAGAAAAATCagcttattttagaaaatgaagccCTAGGTCGAAACACAGCTCAGCTTTCTGAACAGTTAGAACGTATGTCAATACAGTGTGATGTATGGCGAAGTAAATTCCTTGCAAGCAG GGTAATGGCAGATGAGTTAACCAACTCAAGAGCAGTTTTACAGCGTCAAAACCGTGATGCACACGGGGCTATACAGGATCTCCTAAGTGAACGGGAACAGTTTCGTCAAGAAATGATAGCTACCCAGAA ATTATTGGAGGAGCTCTTAGTCTCTTTGCAATGGGGAAGACAGCAAACTTACTCCCCTAGTGTACAACCCCACAGCACAGCAGAGCTAGCATTAACAAATCACAAGTTGGCAAAAGCAGTAAATTCTCATCTTCTGGGAAATGTTGGCACTAACAATCAAAAAAAGATTTCATCAACAGTTGAATTCTGCAGCACTCCAGCTGAGAAAATGGCTGAAAcg GTTCTAAGAATTTTAGATCCAGTTACCTGTACAGAGAGTTCACCAGATAATCCATTTTTTGAGTCTTCATCAACCACCTTACTTGctgcaaagaaaaatattggaCGATTTCATCCCTATACTAGATATGAAAACATAACTTTCAATTGCTGCAATCACTGCCAGGGAGAACTGATTGCCCTTTAA